AACTCAACCTCCGCTTCAGTATTACGTCCTCTCTGTCAAGAACAAGTAACGCATGAACATGTAATTTGCACGATATATGATCTGTTTAATTTATAGATGAACTTCGATAGTTAACCAGTCAGACGCACATATGTATACATTTCTATATCGATGGCGTTCACAGTTGGTTAACCAAAGCTAAAAGTGGTTTAAAATAATCAACAAAACATATAAGTTTGGGAATTCTTGAACTTAAACCTAAACCAAAAAGACAGCTATGTATCGACAAACACATACACATACCAAAATACATAATTGCATGCACACAGCCACATAAAGGAACATGAAAACATTAGCATCTCATAAAAATAGTAATAAAGATCAGAACAAACCTTGTAAAGCCAATGTGGACTTTCTGCACAGAATACCATAGCAACAGCAAGTATAGTGGATGGAATAGTAGATAACCAAAAGCATATACGCCACCTGAACACATATGCTCAAATGATGATTCTAAAATAACACTGCAGTTTccaagtagatagagctaaaaaaGGTAGCACCAGTTATTTTCTTACCATCCTGATATACTTTTAACAGGGATCCCTATCAGAAGAGCCCCCATTAACCCTAAACACGTTGAAATTTGAATGAAGCTACCGTAAGTACCACGCACAGAAGGAGGTGAAACCTGAAAAAATCACGAAAGAATAAGTTATTGGTGGCTATTCTACCCATTTGCTTATAAATGAAGCAATCGGTAATGACATACTGCTATCGGGTCAAGCAGCTATAATAAAAAAAATGTGGAAAAGGCAGCATGCCAAACGGGTCCAAGGTCACCCAAAATTGATTTATGGTAATGCATAAAAAACCTCCTAAAACCGTTCATTACCGAAATACTCTTAATTTTTGAATCATGTTTGACCTACTAAAaagttaaataaaatgataaaaaaaaataaaaaatttggacCAGATGTCTTTCAGGTCAACTCAACAAGCTTCAGTTCGTCCTAATATAACCCATTTGAAAGCATAACCAACCCATATATACATCTATAGTCGAAAAGAGGTGGTGTCACTTGACCTCGGTTATATAGAGAGAAGCAACAGGAGGACCGATACCCAACCCAATTCCAACGATGAATCTTCCAACCAGCATCCCTGCCAAATTATTGGTTGTTGCACTGAAAAAAGTATGTATTAGCATCTCtatatgaaaagaaaaaaaaaattattgaacGCCACTTACATTTCTACTATATTATGTTCCATGTCCAATATTTTTGTTGTTATAAAGATTATTACCTACAAACAGCACCTATGACCATTGGTAATGCACACAGTTGAAAAGTTCTGCGGCGTCCGAATTCATCAGCAATCCAACCACTGAATAGAGACCCAATAAAGGCACCACCAAGACATGTACTAACCACCAGACCTTTATTTATGATGCACATCATCATAAAGTATTAGTTATTAAAAAAGGACAGAAGATAAATAAAAGATTGATGTTTTGTGAAAATGATAATATACCTTCAGCTAAGCTATTCCCATCAAAACCAAGATCATGGGATATGCTTTCAAGTGGTTCATTCACTACCCTGCACATAAAGTAACATGGTCTGCATATCACTAACTTTGAGTTTCTAAGTACCTGGATTACATTATGTATCGAAAAAGGATAAGGTGTAAAAATATTAATGAGAACAAACAATCGAGCCTGTTGCAATTTAATGTGTGACTGAGGATAAAATTAGTAACATAGCAACCCAACATATGCAGAAGAGTTTTGAATCAGAAAAATCCATAAACAATCCACGTTATATAAgaagagaattttttttttttttttttaaacaaatgttTCTTGCATGCTAGTACTTCAAATTTTAAGGGGAAGGGTGGATGAAAACAAGAGCTAACAAGATTGAGACGAACCCGATATGGTAACCAAATAAAAATGACACTATGGATGCCACAAGTACATGAGGCAAGGAATGTTTTAAAGGAGGATCCGTAGGCTCTTGAACCATATCTTCCTGCAAAAACTCTACATAAACAAACAAGATATCAGTATCAAAAATCTCCAAATATTACACTTGTAGTTTAAAACGATGGACTACATGtaatatatttaaattcatattcaATTCAACAGTTTATACTTTATTATAACCAAATGAAAATCACAAAATGAGAAGCTACGGAGTATAATGTTTTGCAACAGGATAATAGGAAATGTATCATTTGTAACACTATCCACATAAGTATTTTGAATTCCTTAACTTATTAATAACGTTTCAGACAGAAGAAAATGGATCCACATCTAAACTGACAGATATAATAAAAAATCAGAGATCATACCAAAACCATCTTCTACATCAAGTGGATTTGCACCATCCTTAGATGGCATTCGCTTGTACATCGAGGTAGTACCCTGTGGGTGTGCCTGCATGCCACAATCGGTCCAAACTTAGTTCTTGTCACCAAAGCTGTTTAAACAAAACTCCATTTGTCAGTCTACCTATCAAGTATCCAATATAAAATTTTACTAGTATACGGTAGCTAACGCCTTGCCCTTTACTATATGTATCTAAATCTATATATTTACTGAATAATCACTCATCTACTAGCTACTAATGACATAATGAAACCTCATAATTCATTATTCGAGACAACAATATACGATAATTCACGAAATGCAACAACCTCAACAATCAGGGTTTTAACCTAATACAGCTCGACAATAAATTAAGCATCATTGTTTCGTTGAGGATGTGTATCATGCAGAGACTGTAACTTGGGTATAAATGATCAAATTAAAAGAATtgtacaacttcaaacacaatcgATCAAATAAGTGCAAATTTGAAGCAAGTTGTCAAAACCAAAGCTAATTACCTGACGTTTTTTTCTAATTTGTTCAAGCGAAATCGTAATATAAATAGCTTTGATATAAAGGATTATAATCgcgctaatttatagcaaaatacacTGAAATTAAGCAACCCTGAATCGTTGCGTTAACTGCGTGTAGAAATATGAAATCTATCTAACAAATTATAAACAAAGGATCAAAATTAAGTGCAGATTTGAAGTAATTTACTTGAATCAAAGCTATTTACCTAACAATTTCTTCTAATTATCAGAGCAATTAAAATTACCGGAAGTTCGAGAAGTTTCCTTACCGAAATATTCAGGCTCAGGTAAATAGCTTTGAAAGTACGCGAATGAAGGTAGGCAGTTTGATGATGGTTTTGTGGCTATAATAGTGCGCCAACTATTTACTTTGGGTTCTACATCTTTCGCTTTTGATGACGTGACTAAATTTCGGtttgtttatttttttaattttttgattAATTTTTTTCTAATCATAATTCATAATCCTTTATCTTTATGGTtacgtttaaaaaaaaataaaaaaatttattcaTCCTTAAATTATGTTCAAAAGTTTAGTAAGTTAAAGTAAgttgttactttttttttttttgaaagctcaAAATTTTGCTTCTACACCCACAAATAAAAAAACAATTACATGACGAATCTCCAAGCTAAACAACAAATAGCAAACCACCAAAATTACAAGACTCCAAAAGCAAAATCATACTACTCATAAAGAGCTTAAACCCGGACCTCTTCACCCAGTTATACTATACGGATGCAACCTCCCATCTTTAAAACGTCACTGCCCCATTCTAGAGTAAGAAATAGTCGTTAGGTCCACCATTTAAAATTGATTGTTTTGACCAATGGCGAATTCAAAATAAAAATTAATTTGGGTACCAATAAAAATTTCAAAGCTAATTATATTTAAATGATATTTTAGTGATTGTTTACTTCTAATATAaccattaattttaaaaaaataagtcGTTCTATATTACATTTAGTGATGTCATATACAATAAATAATATATAGTATAGAAAAGTCTCGCATTAGTCGGTTCATAAGACCCCACCCATAAAGCCTCGTATTTGCCATTGGCCTTGACTCAAGTGATGAGTGCACAAGCTTATTTTGCCATCTCCAAATTAGCCACAAAGGTGTAAGTTTCAACACTAGAAAAGTTGCACCAGCATTTTTAGTAAGTTACTAACGTACTTAGTTACAACAAGTAATGTTTGTTCTAGAAGCTTAATCATAGCAAATCGGTGAAAAGTCTCTAAAAGGAGTAGTTGGGAAATGGAGACTCAAAAGAGGACTTGAAATAAATAAGATGACTCTTGAAGATATTGTGAAGAATCTTGAATCTCATGATGAACAAGAAGGTAAGGAATACCTTGGAGGTGTTTGGGAAGATGAACATGATGATCAAGAAATTTGCCTTCTAGCTATAACAAATACTCCGTTTCAAAACCATTCAAGTGACAAAGAAGACCAATCATATCAATTGACGATAAAAGAAAGATTATGGCTatcgggagttttgcttcactatgcctttttctccaaacccggtggagatccgatttacaagccttgtacatctttgtagacaacaaacctaatccttccaTCTCGTcgaaagattacctctaacttagatcaacttgccttcaccttggacaagttttAATCACTAATGGAATTAATCAGCTTCCTAGTTCTCTTAAGGAAGAAGATAACTCAGCTAGCTTATGCGTCTAATTACAAAGTAAAAGACTCACCATTTCTAGTGATAACAATCATAAGACAATTCaaaggattaatacaacactatgtaaactcacaaagatagtaatttgatagtTATTTTACAACCCCCTTAtacaatctatgagattatagaacttctcttgctaatcacaaacacatGTATATGAATTGTGGCCTTGTGATTCTTTGATCATTTTAAGTTGAAGCATGCAAGAGGGTCaaatcttcaaagttctccaagtcttgctatttatatggagagataaaaaaatATAGTCGTTGCTGCGGCTCAGCCCACGGTCGACCGTCGAATAAGATCAAATTCCCGTTCTAGTGGAAAAAGGGCCCCGAGAGAACATTCCAGTATACATCAATTTTTCGAGGTCAACTAAGTCAACACACGTCTGCAAGACATCGAGCCCACCCGAATAGACCCGACTACGGGAAAAGCATGAACTAATCAGACCAGCAGCAACCAAACAGCGCAAACCGCATAGTCAAACCAAAAGAAACCATGCCATCtccgctaagttttctaagtacaTACAAACCTGCAAATCCAAGCAACCAACAACCACCAGGTAGTATCCGCCGATGACAACCAACGGAAACCGGTAGCCGtcatctaacgacccgtcctaatctatctggacgaagtccatatcgattataaacgattcacaatagttgatttcattgcgaggtacttgacctctatatgatacattttacaaacattgcattcgtttttaaaaaagacaaactttcaatacatcgaaagttgacggcatgcataccatttcataatatatctaaactataaatgacttgataataatcttgatgaactcgacgactcgaatgcaacgtcttttgaaatatgtcatgaatgactccaagtaatgtctctaaaatgagcagatgcacagcagaagatttctttcgtacctgagaataaacatgctttcaagtgtcaaccaaaaggttggtgagttcattagtttaacataaataatcatttcatcattttaatagaccacaagattttcatttctcataaatatacgtctcatgcatagagacaaaaataatcattaatatggattgaacacctggtaatcgacattaacaagatgcatataagaatatctcctatcattccgggaaatccttcggacatgataaaaacaacatcaaagtactaaagcatccggtactttggatggggttcgtcgggcccatagatgtatctttaggattcgcgtcaattagtagatcggtttactaattcttaggttaccaagcaaaaaggggcatattcggattcgatcattcaaccatataatgtagtttcgattacttgtgtctatttcgtaaaacatttataaaaaattgcgcatgtattctcagcccaaaaatataagggtaaaaaggcaaatgaaactcaactaatgtatttggtagtaaaaatacatatgactatattgaacaactgaacaatgcagagttggcctcggattcacgaacctatatcatttgtatattcattaatacatataatcgtaatcgaataattatttatattattattagtgataactagttgtggagccctcgcttcgcgccgggggctccgttttgaatgcaagttaaaaaaaaatcttgatctattttgtaaaaaagaatttttttcgacataacattgacgggttgttccttttgtgaaagttgttgcttttagcgttcgggttttatttaaaaaaaagttagtaaagtgggggttcgatttgtattttaataaaaggtagtgggttaagtttgtgaaatttgaaaaaactttacgtataaagtgggggttcggtttgtattttaataaaagttagggggttaagtttgtgaaaactgaatattaaaaaaaaaaaaagttagtaaaatggggattcgatttgtattttaataaaagttagggggttaagcttgtgaaattttgaaaaaaatatacgtataaagtggggggttcaaTTTGTatgttaatgaaagttagggggttaagtttgaataaagtgGAAAAAGTTAAGGGGCTAAGTTTGGATAAAGTGGAaaataaatagtactattcattttcaCTTTATCATTTAGCTATAGgtataataagagtataaagtgggggtgcgatttgtattttaataaaagttcgggaaaaatatacgtataaagtgggggtgcgatttgtattttaataagagtgtAAAGTGGggttgcgatttgtattttaatgaaagttcgggggttaagtttgcgaaaagcgGAAAacgaaatagtactattcatttggcctttgccttttagatataggtatataattttcatattaataacttatatattttattatatattcattttgtatattataAGTAAAGTatctatatatttaagttatatatatatgaaactactTAATTCGTtattatatagatatttatataaagattgttaatatcattaattcatacttatatataatgttatttttaagtatatttttatatacatgataatatataatattaatatttgtgaataaaagtgtatttgattataattatattaattttttttatattaataatactaacaatgataatcctattaatagtactttatattaatgatattaactctaatgcttataaaatgataataatactaatatttatgaaattaaaccgtattatttttataataataataatactaatcatactcataataatatcattaatactaaaatggtaaaatttatatttctagtaacacttataatactaatgataatattaatactagtcccaataatgatgatagtaataacttttacttattttagtgataataatattcaaaatattgagTTAGTATCAACAataattaatatattcataatcttgatcatactaattaataatacaataatgatacaatactaatattataaataaatataataatcttagtaatgataatactaatagtttataaatgatagtactagtaataataatgacaatatcataaattatatcattaatcattttgttattaataatatctaaCATGCTAGCAATAATATGATCAAGATTATGTTTTAATATAATTAACATTATCTTCATTATAGATGTATatatcaatatttgtatcattatcTTCATTATAGATGTATatatcaatatttgtatcattaaaattatttttaaaaaataaaaataaaaatatacatataaattgaaaaattaatatattaaaagtaattacaagtaaAGATatagttattaatagtattattattattattaatttcattatgattaaaaataaatattaatgtttattattatgtttctctatatacagatatatatatacacatgttcaatatatagttatacaaatacgtattattattattattttttacagaaTCCAAATCAGGTTTAAACTGTTCAATTTGTATACATCATTGGTAGCTAAGTTCACTGAATTATAAGTTTTGTTAAACATCATAATCAAGTTTTTGTACCTTTCTCTTGTATTTGTCAATCCTTTTCTTACTTGTGAATCCGCTGTCGACCACTATCAAATATTACAAACATAGAACAAATCCAGTATTCATCTCAATCGAACTGTTTATAATTGATTCTACAAATCTCAATTTTCGTACGAATTAGATAAAAATCactatctgctttttatttttatcttattcCTTTGTTTCTTCTTTTCTGATGGAACCTGTCGAATCCAATATCACTTTAAAACAATTAATTTCTTGTTGTTATGGAAGGATGCACGCAAACTCACCACCTTTTCAATATCACTCGTTTCTTCATCACCACAGTCAACCGCCACCATGTCCACCACTTCGAACCACCCAAACCGCCACCTCAACACCATTGTGTAACAACACTCAACCACCATAACCACCAAGAACAATCTCCATTTAATTACCACCTTCACCACCACTTTATCACCATCATGAACACCCACCACTCTCATTCTATTATCGTTCCTCCCATGACTACAAACCGCCACCATTCATTTAAAACCACCAACCATTACCCCACGAACCACTATCTAACTAGACACCACCATTGATATTTTATTTCCTTCCCACAACTCGACACGAAACCACCCATTCCCTCGCATTAACACCATCTATCTAATTATCTCTCTCCTATTTTCTATAACCGTTTACAGTTAGAACCTCCATATTATATTGATCAAAGCAGCTGTAAATTGCAGTTGTTGTGTTGCTATACACAACCGTAAGTGTACTGTTGCTATAAACCTTTTTCTGTTTCGATAAACCAAACGTAACCAAAGGAGATAATGAAGGAATGATTATGATGAACGATACTTTTTGTTGGTGTTTTATTCAACTATTGTTGCTGTATCAAAACTGCACTTCGATCGATATATATAAAGTATGAGAGCCGAAGTCTTTGTTGAGGTAATAAAGTGAGTAAATGATTAAAGAAATAAAAGGATACTAGTGGTTATGGAAAAGCATCCAAGAAAAACGTGTGTATTCAGTTTACCATACATATTTGTATTTTTTTGGCGTTCCATTAGATAAACCTCCACCAGAATCGGATTTTTAAAGTGGGGatttaaattgtgtttagttgggCCGATACTCTAGAATCCATTAAAACATATAGTGACTGCCATTTTTTTTCGTTGGGCCAAGATCCAGCTAGGCCTTCTGTTGGGCCGTGTGCATGTTGGCCCAAGTTATGAAAGGAAAACGGGTTTAAATGTATTTTTGATGCGAATTATATCCGAAAAACATGATAGCCTAACTGGTAAAGGGTGTGAAGggttagcgggaggttgcgggttcgagtccgggctggGGTGTTTATTCTTTTTAAAGCTCCTTTCGTTAAGGTGGTACttatgttatttttattaattgcattattattattactacgattattattattatttggtttAGAATTTATTAAAGATTATAATGCAAACTATAATTAAGATGTGACATAAATGAAGTGTTATCattaatcattattaataaaattatcattattacattattattattattatttttattattattatcataagtattagtattattagtattagtaaaatcattatttttatagttataattattattagtattcatcacttttataaaaaatatcattttcataactattatgattataggatgaaacaaactttttatttattattattaattttattttatcaaataagctATTAGTTAcacaaaactatatttactacatataacataactatatgtttataataaatattaataaatgtaattaattagattattaatgaaaaacaaaatttaaaataacaattaattcactaataatatataaggttgttcgattacaatattatatattaatatatatatatatatatatatatatatatatatatatatatatatataaatgttataggtttgtgaatccgaggccaactctgcattgttcagttccgtcgtatgaatatttttactacaaaatatcgtatagtaagtttcatttgctccctttttaattgcttttgcaatatatatttttgagctgagaatacatgcgctgttttatatatgttttacgaaataggcacaagtactaaaacaaattctacgtgggtttaaaccagaaatatacccttagcttggtaacattaaactacttgtctatgtacggtacgcgcgaatcctaaagatagatctattgggcctgacaaaccccatcctgactatgggatgctttagtacttcgaggttatattaaacacacctgatttggtgtacttcagagggtaaaacatgaacgttaaggcttgttaccgggtgcctacaacttatagaatacttttatacacttgcgagtgtacatatatttataaatggaaatcttgtggtctattaataaattgaaatgattgtgatgataaacctatgaactcaccaaccttttggttgacacttttaagcatgtttattctcgggtatgaaagaagtcttccgctgtgcatttgctcattttaaagatattatatggagtcgtacatggcatatttaggtcagtacctcgttataggaccagatgttgatgacttcgtccagatggattaggacgggttatcacaacaagagagaacgtaatagcacgatttgatgtgtcaaattaccagaatcactgagaaaagataggactatcaagaaaatatgttcttgatatgtttatagattagatagaatgtaagagtcgtgtaacatggcacatgatgacgttatagtctgtgaatcaccacgttctatttagaaactcagcatgacttactgtaatataatcacgttgatcaagtatcattatattatactaatccatgcatcaatttccaatactacttcagaattcattcatagtttatacttagattttgcagaaattttcaatataatgtattacagatagcacgaagaggtatataatttcggacgagaatatttatgaaaatattctcagaaatatcaaagatatttatgataatattttggaatttctaagttcgaaggttgatgaagaaaattttttcacaagattttaacatgacctcgaagcaagatattctctaaagatttcatcggatccagaatttcctggattcttggaatatagggtttggtacttgtatttgtccttggtctccttcatggttagctcaatttgtTTAAGtggaccaaattttctatcgagtgttcccaacattacttcaataacattcatattttaagctcgaaagtttacagaatatagaaactaacagtttctatatgatgtaacactgatagcacgaagagattaatgatttcagataagaatactta
This genomic window from Rutidosis leptorrhynchoides isolate AG116_Rl617_1_P2 chromosome 2, CSIRO_AGI_Rlap_v1, whole genome shotgun sequence contains:
- the LOC139890506 gene encoding probable plastidic glucose transporter 2 isoform X1 is translated as MQAHPQGTTSMYKRMPSKDGANPLDVEDGFEFLQEDMVQEPTDPPLKHSLPHVLVASIVSFLFGYHIGVVNEPLESISHDLGFDGNSLAEGLVVSTCLGGAFIGSLFSGWIADEFGRRRTFQLCALPMVIGAVCSATTNNLAGMLVGRFIVGIGLGIGPPVASLYITEVSPPSVRGTYGSFIQISTCLGLMGALLIGIPVKSISGWWRICFWLSTIPSTILAVAMVFCAESPHWLYKRGRNTEAEVEFHKLLGSANVRSAMAELLKSDRGDESDTVKISELICGRHFRVVFIGSTLFALQQLSGINAVFYFSSTVFRSAGVSSNLANAFVGIVNLLGSFIALLLMDKLGRKVLLLWSFFGMAISTVFQATAAGLFASTYGALYLSVGGMLMFVFSFAIGAGPVPGLLLSEIFPSRIRAKAMAFCMSVHWVFNFMVGLLFLRLLELMGPQLLYSMLGTFCLVGVAFVKRNVMETKGKTLQEIEIALLPQE